A single Garra rufa chromosome 9, GarRuf1.0, whole genome shotgun sequence DNA region contains:
- the selenbp1 gene encoding methanethiol oxidase, with product MASTCSGSGPGYQTPLDAKKASTCSGCGPGYQTPLDAMKGPREKIVYLPCIYRNTDIQKPDYLATVDVNPLSPNFCKVIHRLPMPNLKDELHHSGWNACSSCYDDPSKRRNRLILPSLISSRIYVVDVGTDCLAPRLHKIVEPIDLFWKCGLANPHTSHCLGSGQIMISAMGDPFGNGKGGFVLLDGETFEVIGNWEQPGEAAPFGYDFWYQPRHNVMISTEWGAPKMLGNGFNPADVKAGHYGQRLHVWDWTTHKRIQTLDLGEEGAIPLEIRFLHDPDAAEGFVGCALQSTVFRFYKTPARDWAAEKVIHIPSKKVKGWALPEMPGLITDILLSLDDRFLYFSNWLHGDIRQYDITDRRNPRMVGQVFLGGSILKDGPVKVLEDKELDCQPAPRILKGKRVQGGPQMIQLSLDGKRLYVTTSLYSAWDKQFYPDLVKEGSVMMQIDVDTDKGGLKLNENFLVDFGAEPDGPVLAHEIRYPGGDCTSDIWL from the exons ATGG CTTCAACCTGTTCAGGAAGTGGACCGGGATATCAAACACCTCTGGATGCCAAGAAAG CTTCAACCTGTTCAGGATGTGGACCGGGATATCAAACACCTCTGGATGCTATGAAAG GACCTAGAGAAAAGATAGTCTACCTGCCATGCATTTACCGCAACACAGACATTCAGAAACCTGACTACCTTGCAACTGTTGATGTCAATCCACTGTCTCCCAATTTCTGCAAG GTGATTCACAGGCTGCCCATGCCCAATCTAAAGGATGAGCTACACCATTCTGGATGGAATGCCTGTAGCAGTTGTTATGATGATCCCTCTAAAAGACGCAATCGTCTCATTCTGCCTTCCCTGATCTCCTCCCGTATCTATGTTGTTGATGTAGGGACAGATTGTCTGGCCCCACGGCTTCATAAG ATAGTCGAGCCCATAGATCTTTTCTGGAAATGTGGACTTGCCAACCCCCACACTTCCCACTGCTTAGGCAGTGGCCAAATCATGATCAGTGCCATGGGCGATCCCTTTGGCAATGGCAAAG GTGGTTTTGTGTTGTTGGATGGCGAGACTTTCGAAGTCATTGGCAACTGGGAGCAGCCAGGTGAAGCAGCCCCGTTTGGTTATGACTTCTGGTACCAGCCTCGCCACAACGTCATGATCAGCACCGAGTGGGGAGCGCCAAAAATGTTGGGAAACGGCTTTAACCCTGCAGATGTCAAAGCTG GTCATTATGGACAGCGCCTCCATGTGTGGGACTGGACCACACACAAGCGGATTCAGACTTTGGATCTGGGGGAAGAGGGCGCGATTCCTCTGGAGATCCGATTCCTGCATGACCCTGATGCGGCTGAAGGATTCGTGGGCTGCGCACTTCAGAGCACTGTCTTCCGCTTCTACAAGACTCCGGCAA GGGACTGGGCAGCAGAAAAAGTCATTCATATTCCAAGCAAAAAGGTGAAAGGTTGGGCTCTTCCTGAAATGCCAG GCCTCATTACGGATATCTTGCTCTCACTGGATGATCGCTTCCTGTACTTCAGTAACTGGTTGCATGGTGACATTCGACAGTATGACATCACTGACAGGAGGAATCCACGTATGGTTGGTCAG GTCTTCCTTGGGGGCAGCATTTTGAAAGACGGACCAGTGAAAGTATTGGAGGACAAAGAACTTGATTGCCAGCCAGCCCCACGGATACTCAAG GGAAAGCGTGTGCAGGGAGGCCCACAGATGATCCAGCTGAGCTTGGATGGAAAACGTCTGTACGTCACCACCTCTTTATACAGTGCCTGGGACAAGCAGTTCTACCCTGACCTCGTCAA GGAGGGCTCAGTCATGATGCAGATCGACGTGGACACAGATAAAGGCGGCCTGAAGCTCAATGAGAACTTCCTTGTGGATTTcggagctgaaccagatggtccTGTACTTGCCCATGAGATCAGATATCCTGGAGGAGACTGCACTTCTGATATCTGGTTATGA